From one Halostagnicola larsenii XH-48 genomic stretch:
- a CDS encoding helix-turn-helix domain-containing protein: MAQLQLKIDAAEVEDWLAALSTEFPETLFNVSATIPINEGLLGIVEVRTSDDGRLMRTIEEESEVESCELLHADDQMAVFQFTSRMTESYGALISSGTVPQYPVSLQNGWYSAQLTASQEQLSEYLDEITEVGIPYEVISLTHSYNPSEVLTERQWQVVTEAVERGYYEATRRCTLTELAEVFDINKSSMSKLLQRAENRIVAEFVARASA; encoded by the coding sequence ATGGCCCAACTACAGCTAAAGATCGACGCAGCGGAGGTTGAGGATTGGTTGGCTGCTCTCTCAACAGAGTTTCCGGAGACACTGTTCAACGTCTCAGCGACGATTCCAATCAATGAGGGCTTGCTCGGGATTGTCGAAGTACGAACATCGGATGACGGGAGGCTTATGAGAACAATCGAAGAAGAATCCGAGGTCGAGTCGTGCGAACTACTCCATGCGGATGATCAAATGGCGGTATTCCAGTTCACGAGTCGGATGACGGAGTCATACGGAGCACTCATATCGTCGGGGACTGTTCCACAGTATCCCGTTAGCCTTCAAAACGGGTGGTATTCGGCCCAGTTAACGGCTTCACAAGAGCAGTTATCGGAGTATTTGGATGAAATAACAGAAGTCGGCATCCCGTATGAGGTCATCTCACTAACCCACTCATACAACCCAAGTGAGGTGCTTACGGAGCGCCAGTGGCAGGTGGTTACTGAAGCGGTCGAACGTGGGTACTACGAGGCGACCCGACGCTGCACGCTCACCGAATTGGCAGAAGTGTTTGACATCAACAAATCGTCGATGAGTAAGCTGCTTCAGCGGGCCGAAAACAGAATCGTTGCCGAGTTCGTTGCCAGGGCGTCCGCGTAG
- a CDS encoding SDR family NAD(P)-dependent oxidoreductase has product MSVETTVDGTTVLITGASSGIGEVVAKRFAADGANIVICSRTQKNVDRVAEQIRDAGGNALAVECDVTDRAAVERLITATVEEFGTVDTLINNAGTRAMSDFDTISEEEWKTVIDVNLHGTYHCTQAAGKHLKEASGTVINFGLSSAANQRGTPSLSHYSAAKAAVINLTTTLAYEWADDNVRVNCIAPGFVATPAVETGFGISAAEIDRTEVTRSIALPEEIADTAVFLASPASSHIVGETITVDGVPRIEETPEL; this is encoded by the coding sequence ATGAGCGTTGAAACCACTGTTGACGGAACGACTGTACTCATAACGGGGGCATCGAGTGGAATCGGAGAAGTCGTCGCCAAACGATTCGCCGCTGATGGAGCAAACATTGTAATCTGCTCTCGTACCCAGAAAAATGTCGATCGCGTTGCCGAACAGATACGAGACGCAGGGGGAAATGCACTCGCTGTTGAGTGTGACGTGACCGATCGTGCGGCCGTTGAACGACTTATCACCGCCACAGTCGAAGAATTCGGTACCGTAGATACACTCATCAACAACGCGGGTACGAGGGCCATGTCCGACTTCGATACCATCTCGGAGGAGGAGTGGAAGACTGTCATTGATGTCAACCTCCATGGGACGTATCACTGTACGCAAGCTGCTGGCAAACATCTAAAGGAGGCCAGTGGAACCGTGATCAACTTCGGTCTTTCCAGCGCCGCAAATCAGCGCGGGACACCATCTCTAAGCCATTATAGCGCCGCGAAGGCTGCCGTGATCAATCTCACAACGACACTCGCATACGAGTGGGCAGACGACAATGTCAGAGTCAATTGTATCGCGCCAGGTTTCGTTGCGACTCCAGCTGTCGAAACCGGGTTCGGTATCTCCGCAGCGGAGATCGACCGTACTGAAGTTACGCGGTCCATCGCGCTTCCTGAAGAGATCGCCGATACCGCGGTATTTCTCGCAAGTCCTGCATCATCTCATATCGTTGGTGAGACAATCACTGTCGATGGCGTTCCTCGAATTGAGGAGACGCCTGAACTCTGA
- a CDS encoding phosphatase PAP2 family protein: protein MRSPLDLRDVCYIAMVLVVSSIVGMASEQSPYPLHTDHMYALEGNVVAVLQPDPNLILTTLFVIVYLLVYPTLLLATYISLKYHHGRTRALDYVTTYTAVLLVSMPFFYFVPVGVTGYYLQGVEPVLYESTGPIQTFMKNVDTLQKAFPSLHAGLAGTAALYAPSGYRRLSWAVTGTILASTLYLGIHWLTDLVVGLALAYGCYLATPTIRAHLKPSEPQPEPVTVTDD from the coding sequence ATGCGCTCTCCACTTGACCTCCGCGACGTCTGTTACATTGCGATGGTCCTAGTCGTTTCGAGTATCGTCGGCATGGCATCCGAACAGTCACCGTATCCGCTCCACACAGACCACATGTATGCCCTTGAGGGAAATGTCGTTGCAGTACTCCAGCCTGACCCAAACCTTATTCTAACTACACTGTTTGTCATCGTCTATCTTCTTGTGTACCCCACACTGCTTCTCGCTACGTACATTAGCTTGAAATATCACCACGGCCGCACCCGGGCACTTGATTACGTCACCACGTACACGGCTGTCCTTCTTGTGTCCATGCCATTCTTCTACTTCGTGCCCGTCGGTGTCACCGGATACTATCTGCAAGGCGTTGAGCCGGTACTGTATGAATCCACTGGCCCGATTCAGACATTCATGAAAAATGTCGACACCCTCCAAAAGGCATTCCCGAGCTTGCACGCTGGCCTCGCCGGGACTGCAGCCCTCTACGCACCTAGTGGCTACAGACGGCTCAGTTGGGCGGTCACCGGTACCATCCTCGCCTCCACGCTATATCTTGGCATCCACTGGCTCACGGATCTTGTCGTTGGCCTCGCCTTAGCGTATGGCTGCTACCTCGCCACGCCGACAATCCGTGCCCACCTCAAACCCAGTGAGCCGCAGCCGGAACCAGTTACCGTCACCGACGACTGA